The proteins below are encoded in one region of Anaerosporomusa subterranea:
- the cobM gene encoding precorrin-4 C(11)-methyltransferase — protein MQVFFVGAGPGDPELITVKGRSLLGQADVIIYAGSLVNPVLLQFAKQGTAIFNSASMTLDEVLQTMETAVNDGKLVVRLHTGDPSLYGAIQEQMDALKAKNIDFEVVPGVSSFLATAAALKQEYTLPNVSQTVIITRLEGRTAVPDKEKLASLASHNATMCIFLSVHMLDKVTAELIDGGYAEDTPVAVVQKASWPEQKIIRGTISTIAKQMSEAGIGRTAMIVVGRCLDANYELSRLYAADFAHMYRDAK, from the coding sequence ATGCAGGTCTTTTTTGTAGGGGCTGGCCCTGGCGATCCGGAACTGATAACCGTAAAAGGGCGCTCGCTGCTTGGCCAAGCGGATGTCATTATTTACGCTGGATCGCTGGTGAATCCGGTGCTTTTGCAGTTTGCGAAACAGGGAACGGCTATTTTCAATAGCGCATCGATGACTCTCGATGAAGTGCTGCAAACAATGGAAACCGCTGTGAACGATGGCAAACTAGTGGTTCGCCTCCATACCGGCGATCCTAGTCTTTATGGTGCAATTCAGGAACAAATGGACGCTCTCAAAGCAAAGAATATCGATTTCGAGGTAGTTCCCGGCGTTAGCTCTTTCCTGGCGACAGCGGCAGCGCTCAAGCAGGAATACACACTGCCTAACGTATCGCAGACGGTTATCATTACTCGCCTGGAAGGCCGCACCGCGGTACCGGACAAAGAAAAACTGGCCAGCCTGGCCAGCCATAATGCAACCATGTGTATTTTTCTCAGTGTGCATATGCTTGATAAAGTCACCGCTGAGCTAATTGATGGTGGCTATGCTGAAGATACACCAGTAGCGGTCGTACAAAAAGCATCTTGGCCTGAGCAGAAGATCATTCGGGGTACGATCTCGACCATTGCCAAGCAAATGAGCGAAGCTGGCATTGGCCGTACAGCCATGATCGTTGTCGGCCGCTGTCTGGATGCCAACTATGAACTATCCCGTCTGTATGCTGCCGATTTTGCTCATATGTATCGGGATGCGAAATGA